The DNA region GGATGATTTTGTTGTATTTCTCTTTTAATTCTACACTCATACAAGTATTATAATTTTTTGTCTTTAGATTGTACGTGCTGATGATATACTGATGCAAACTTTCTACTTTAAGAAATGACGTTTAAGCCATTTTAAACCGCAACAAAACTCCAATAAGTAGCGCAGGAGTATCGTTATTACAAAGACAATACGGTAACTGATTTCACCAAGTCTTGTAAGATGTAAATTTCCTAATGAAGATCGAGATTATGGATGCCATAGATAGCATAATTCgaaatcgatcacaatgtcaCAGAAACATTTAAGATTTAGCTTCCTTGAAATCTTGTAAATATTGTtacttgaaatttatttttctgCTGGATTATATACTTCATTCTCATTTTTTATATCATGCCATTCTCGTCAATGTTTTTCTCCAATAATACTATGCAGTATCAAAATTTAAGACGATGCACTTTCTGCATTGAACCTTATCATTTAAACTATTTTCAGGGTCCAAAACTAAGGATATTCATAGTATGAGCAGTCTATTCGACTTGTTTAAATCGTTAAGGTTTTTTGTGATATTTGGAAGTGTAAAAACAATTAATAAAACGCTTCTCCACTTTTAATAAGTCAAGAAAAATGCTAGTGATTCGTAATCTCAATATCATACGAAACAGGTCATAATAGTGATCCTTACATTTCAAGtgattcatttgttttcttGGCCAAATTATCTAAGTAAATCCAATAATTACAGATTTTCGACAATCGGTAATTTGTATTAAGATGAGGAGATCGAGTCTATGAACTCAGTAGATTTGTTAAATAAGTATGGAATCGTAAAGTTATATCGGAATTCCGGAGTTCCGTCTGAAAACATTTCTGCTAACCACACAAAAGGTTCACAAACCATTAGTTAATATTTCGGTCAGTAAACCACTAAGAAGCCAATCCAAACAAACGTTTTATCTACCATCTGTTATTTTTATGCAGATAATAGAGGTGATAAGTTTGACTAAGAGATGTGTGTTTTATTACGTTATCTTTGCTTTAGTTAGATGTTAACAACACACTATATTTCTGAGGAACGTGTGGAGAAATTTATACCCTGATAATAAGCATATGTAAAAATAATTACCCATGTTTGGAATGTTCAACGTTGTTCGTGACACGTCATACTCCCTCTCCAGACATTCAACTGTGCTTATATGTTGAAAACCTGATTCTAGTAAAGCTGTACAGGATCTCTGAACTTGTTCGATACAAGGTGAGAATAAACATACACGACCAACTAAAAAGTAAAATGGATGTGGAAAACTAAATTATTCGCTTAATATGGTTTGCTACAGTCAAACTAAAATTGAGATACTATCAAAAATGACATAAAATTAGTCACAAACCAAATGGAGGAATCCCAACTCactgttaataataaaataaaacgttGTAAGGTGACAATATTAGTCAACGTGCGTATTTATTAAATAGAAAAGACTCTCTTTGGATTTTGGCTTCCATCTTGATTTCAGTTGGTTGATGCTTATATTTTATCGTACATAATAAGTCACGACGATTTGATTTCTGACCAACAAAAAGACGTTTTTTGATATACTGCAGATGAACACCTTAAAGAAATTTTGCCAGACATATAGAAAGTGGATTTCCAGTCATTTTCGTAAAACAAAGGGATTACCTGACTACAAGACAAGAATCGAATTTACGAAAAAGTGAAGCAATTGGTTCGACATTACATATGAGATACAGATACTGAAGGTATACAGCATAGAGGCTAAATGTATTCAAAGGGCGATCCATGGCATCCTTGACTGGTTTTGTGGACTGTGTGAAGGAACGAAAGTTCCAAGCAGAGTTTCTCAAGGTAGATAAGTTTAGTAGCCGAGAAAAAACCAGATAATCGAAAAGTAAAAATATTCACTTATGAACTGTAAATctaaatttccattttaaaaTCTACTGATTGTTCGCCTCTTAAAAATTTCCTCTAATTATCATTTTGCTGATTATATGCTGACACGCTGTTTGTTGCAGTTTTCAAGTTCATTGACTGAATCAATCTTCACTAAACTAACCACCGGAGATGAGGTAAATGTATACTAGATGTACAAGATCCAGTCTTCTGAATTTTAAGGAACACAGAAAACGATCTGCAAAAGCAACATAGAGATGGGCTACACGGTTTTCGCCTCATTTCAGACAAACTTCCTGCACATTATAAACTATCGTTTataatgccctggtacggccgagagtgaggagagtccgccctccctctcgaaatgctctcacatggccacccgtatatagcctctgccagggaagtcctactcactgtcttctggtggtgagggtgttgtttacaaaaatgagaggacgaaaagcgaatgtccggcgctttaaccggattccaaaccaatggtgcacatgggctccagtatcctgcgggaacaaatggcgtatgtaccaatcgttggtcaccggctaccatgggactgcatctccttacgatgctccactgccttgtgggtcagacccttaggtcaaaggctcggggtgtggccccctaagaaaaccacctgcttcggtttgggcacccgggcagtatcacagccctcaaacACCGAATgggacttgtgtggcgcatatgtatttggtgcctccttgtaccaatatctatgtgttaaaataaataaataaataatcgttACTCATACATAAACAACTTCGGAAACTAGGCATAATTTTAATGACTATTACTTCTGTTACCCTATTAAATTAGCCTTCGGTTGATTTCATTTTGAATATTATGGTTACATATACGAAGCAACTGATGGACGATTCAGTGACCCATAACTTATGGATCACGGAAGTATGGACAGGATATTAAAAATAACTGAATTCTTCCCCTAATCAGCGTCAAAACCTACATTTCGTTACTGAAACTATGATGAAGTGGTTAAAAATTAACTAAATAAGCTACTGAGTCATAGCTACTCatgaaaaaagagaagaaatattTAAGTTTGTTTCGAATACTATTTTCAGATACtctataaaaaaaattacaaacttTACTTGAATCAGGGCGGAGAGTACGTCCAAGATGAGGAATAACTACCCATGGCCTAGGCAGATCCAAGACAACAGCATCTACACCATTAGGATTTAATTCACTCCCGACTGGTGGAAAATAATCATTACAAACATCACGGATATCAACCTTCACAACATCCCCAAGTGAATGTGACTGAATAAATCATGGGatcaaatagaaaataatatggAAATGAGTATTCTTGAAAAAAACTATATCGTAATTTTACTCTTCTAAAATTAGATGCATGAAGAAACGTGTGCATCGAAGATAGAAATTAACGGATAAGCTAATTCCGTGGTTTTTTGTCAACAATGATCTACAGTTCAAACTTTTACTTATTGTAATGAATCAGTATTTACTCTAAATACCCATAACTAAATGGTACATTGTAGAACATCATGTGACATAAAAGAACAATGTATGGTAAATGTTATGACTAGTGGTCGACTGTTATGACTGCGTCGCCAATTGTTTTATCTGGTCGTCGCTAAGTCTTATGTCGAAATAACTTGTCACTTATACTTGTGAAACGAGGAACCACTAAAATTtccacgatgcgaaagtaagaacacaaagactggtacaaGTAAAGGTTTATGAACCCCgaaacacgacgacgaccctagccgaaaatacactcatttatacattgattgtacatctattttgattattaatcaggatgaaatcatatatatcaaaaatacctagaattataacaaatcatatgctgTGTCATGCTCAGCATAGTTCATGctaatttaatacaagaataccGTATCTTGAACAAAAATCACAGTCagtaaaagaatgtaattttgCTTTTTAATCCCAACATATCAGTAAATAAGACTCAATTGTGCTATGCCACACAAAATATTCTAGGATAAAATATGTAGTGTTTACGGTAATGTAATTAGTGGATAAATCAGTTCCAATAGGCATTACCTAGAATTTTCCAGTTTCTGAAATATTCTATCACAATGACCTGACAATAGACTTAACGTTTTCTATGCAATCAGGAATAACGTTTAACTCAACAGACTCCTGGACAAGTATCCATGAAGACCATTTCCACCATATCAATAACCGAAATATACAAATCTACTTAAACCTACATAAGCAGAAAACAAAACTCACATTGAACTCTTCAGATGCCAACTTAACACGTTCACTATGAAAATCAAACGTATGAACATGACCATGGGGTAATACGGCTTGAGCTAAGAAATGCGTCAATGATCCGCTGCCTGTCCCCGCTTCGAACACCCATTTCCCAGGAGCCAAATCTAAGCCCCCAACAATTAAACTTGCATCACATGGATAAATTATTTGAGTCCGATGAGGCAGTGTTTCTGACCATAGAGCTGGACTTAACGCTAATATATACACATATCCACGCGATGTTTGTATCTAAAAGCCCAAGAATAAACTCAgtgataattatgaagtagttGTGACGACGGTGATTCTAATGTTCGATTTTGAGAAACGAACACGACAAAAAACCCatacaagaaaagaaaagagtgGAACTATCTGCGTCAGTAATCTTTATTGTCGAAAGCAAGCAAAATTGTATGAAACTAATTTGGATAAAGCTCTAACAAATCAGTAAGAAATTGCAGAAACGGAAATACTCTTTAAAAGGGAATATTGTCagactgaaggaattatctttAGTTTTCACCGTTTCAGCAAAACAATCAACTATGGGTCATATCCATCATATAACTAATGAACTACCAACCTTATAGAGAGAATCAGTTCGGTTAGAAAAGCCCTTCTAAATCACGTTAGTATGTGATATAAAGTAAACATTTTGCTGTTGATAATTTGATGAAACCTTGATTTTCCTCTAAAATATTGCAAATCATACACTAGAGCATTAGTAACGAAAAACAAAAAGTAGTCGTTTTGGACAACTGTGAGACTACTTCAATCAGAAATGTGTGAGACCTAAACACACTTATTACATGTAGTGAGGTAACCGGCAGTAGTGTTTTTATTCCGAACACCTAATTAATAAGTAATACTAGTAAGACTAAAAGTAATCACGGAAACGTCAGTCTGTCAACATACCTTCGATCCATACTTTTTTCCTACACAATCATCATGTCTCAATGCTCCAAAACGTGTCTGTAACACATCGCCCTTCTTAAGCACTGTAGTTAGATTCTTGAAACTCCCCAAATCGATTATAACACAATCTCCATACTGCGCTACATCTTTTTGAAATGCATCGGGAGACATGACAAATTTATATGCGACGAACCACTTGTTTTATATTCGGGAAACGTGTTACTGAGTTAAAAGGAAATACGGAATTGCATTAAGTAATGACAAGATTACTCTAGAAAATTAAGCATTACAAATCTGTATACTCCGAAAACTTTATCAATAGATGAACCAACATTTTATATAAGACACGAGCTCGTTCAGACCGAAGTTCACAGCTATCGCTTTAACAAAAGGCTAGAATGTTGCTGTGCTTGTACACAACTGGCCAAACTATCTGAAAATATACACAAACTCTGAACTTGTTGTAGTATCTGATGTGCTTAAATAAAAGATCATAAGGCATTGACATTGCATTATAGATGAATTTCTCGACAATTCCTGTAAGATTTAGTTAAACGTAGATATTTTACTTTAGTCCTCGAATACCGAAATAGAAACATAGAATGTGACAGAATGCAATGGTGACTCCCGTTGCTGAAAATAGCTTAGAATTAAAACCACGAGAACGAGAAAGTACGACATGCATTTGAGTACAGACTTAGGCGCACACAGTAGTATATTTATAAAGTAGGCTAGCtaaaaactaatttttaaaGACTACAATGGTGATTCAGTGGGAAAACTGAAAGCAGTATTCTTTTTTCCTTCATAATCGAAAATTCATCAAAAAGCAGCTGAAGATGACTCACAATGAATGACTCAACATACATACTTAAGGCTTGTCAGAAGAGAGGCTAACTGGGTTACCGGGATAAAAAAGAATGAGCGGTCTCACTTATTTTCTAAAGCGCTAACACGAAAACCACTAACCACACATCGGCAACCACCCCTCAGTGGCAACGTCCATCGTTGGAGGTCGCTgagcacttgaaggtcaaactgtcATAGAACGGTTTGTGCGTTGCCTCGACAATTTGTAATGTTTCCCGGAAGCGGTCAAATCAAGAGAATTTGAAACTTGGTTTTAGTTTAGCCGTACTGTCTAATAGCTTCCAACCCTTAAGTGATGAAAGCGAAAGAGCGAGTGTTTTAGAATGGAGTCGTGATTTAGTACTTGCGAATTAACTTTGGTTTTGCATGCTTGGTCTACTTCAAAAtgattcaaatggttgtggatggAATAGAAGAACATTTCGCTTAGCGAGTTTCCGTGTCTAGTTGCAGTGGATCAATAATATCTCCGGGCAGGAACCAAGGTATTTTAACGATAATAGAGGAAAATGAAATTGGTAAATTATGGTAAGATATTATCCTTATTCCTTAAAAATAagtcaagtttcctcttaaaaGACTCCCCGGAAGTTGCTTGAAGTAGCTCAGTGGGCAGCGAATTCCAgtatttgacaactcttaaggaataGAATCTGTATCTAATGtccgttctgctgtgttgtgtctagtttctgggtgttattCCTTAGGTTTATGTTGGATCTAAACTTAAGTGGGTGCTTctgtactc from Schistosoma haematobium chromosome ZW, whole genome shotgun sequence includes:
- the TRMT61A_1 gene encoding tRNA (adenine(58)-N(1))-methyltransferase catalytic subunit trmt61a, variant 2 (EggNog:ENOG410V8HV~COG:J), translating into MSPDAFQKDVAQYGDCVIIDLGSFKNLTTVLKKGDVLQTRFGALRHDDCVGKKYGSKSHSLGDVVKVDIRDVCNDYFPPVGSELNPNGVDAVVLDLPRPWVVIPHLGRTLRPDSIGRVCLFSPCIEQVQRSCTALLESGFQHISTVECLEREYDVSRTTLNIPNMGQQTASIWLQSGFSEYMSSVSQFNKHLLPPPKTSEIENIHCKRSHPNPELGKSISPKQLKGIESSTKVENSFTWEPILQPKMRGHTGYITFATWIPSTQPNVSSTECTEFMPSMDE
- the TRMT61A_1 gene encoding tRNA (adenine(58)-N(1))-methyltransferase catalytic subunit trmt61a (EggNog:ENOG410V8HV~COG:J~BUSCO:EOG091G0BHV) translates to MSPDAFQKDVAQYGDCVIIDLGSFKNLTTVLKKGDVLQTRFGALRHDDCVGKKYGSKIQTSRGYVYILALSPALWSETLPHRTQIIYPCDASLIVGGLDLAPGKWVFEAGTGSGSLTHFLAQAVLPHGHVHTFDFHSERVKLASEEFNSHSLGDVVKVDIRDVCNDYFPPVGSELNPNGVDAVVLDLPRPWVVIPHLGRTLRPDSIGRVCLFSPCIEQVQRSCTALLESGFQHISTVECLEREYDVSRTTLNIPNMGQQTASIWLQSGFSEYMSSVSQFNKHLLPPPKTSEIENIHCKRSHPNPELGKSISPKQLKGIESSTKVENSFTWEPILQPKMRGHTGYITFATWIPSTQPNVSSTECTEFMPSMDE